The genomic stretch GCCAGGCACTCAACGGTTATCAAGTCTTCAAACCCATGTTCCCGAAGAGTGTCACAGGTACGCTGAACTTGCTCGATGCACGGTGAAAAAGTGCAAATGCGGCCACCTGTAACAAGAGACAAAAATTCTGTACAATGCTGGCTTCTGACCAGTCTCTGGGATGGAAATAACAAAATGCAAGGAAACACTGCTTCTAAACTTATTAATCTCAGCcactaaaataaaagatatatatatatacaaacacagatTTTGACTTTAAAGCAAAGTTGAATCTGACACTGAGTTTTCTTGTTCTCCTTAGATTATTTTGCTTTACAGAATTTAAATTGAATTGTTTGGTTGTATGGTGCCTTCCATTTTTCTGTCCAGTTTTCTATTCTTTTTGCTGAATGATCATTTTGCCCATCctgttcattttttattcttttcaagagGTGCCACTCTCCACCATGACACAGATTCTTGATCACAGctctacttttctctttataAAGCCAaatttaagttttattatcTACTCTAGTTTTTAATACCTTTTAGTTCTATTCAACAGTTCCATCTAAATTATCTTCATAACTTAGATCTTGGTTATTATTACTCTGATAAATTTGTTCTAAGCCTCCTGCCTGTGTAGTCAACACTCAGTTTGTCACCATTTTTCCGGTTCTGTGACTTATAAtgttgaacaaagaaaacagacttATTTTCTAGTGTCTGgagatggacagcagcatgatcccccgccagttgttgcactgagaaaggtctcctttctttggtaacttgaccaggtagtctagtttccagtctgttggtactagctcttgttcccagatcttgtgtaggaggggctgtaaaatttttgttgctgttgtttctgggtctgcctttagtgcTTCTGGGGGTATGTCATTctggcctgctgctttgccactttttatgcttttgatagctttgatgaatTTGTAACCTCATTGTGTCATCAGTAAGAATGTAGAATAgattaataaagatttgtgtCAACAGAGCTGAAATCACCAGAAGACTGCTGGCATCGATGCAATCTCAAAGcagaggaaaactgcatgaaaactACACAAATTAGTATTGCTAAATTACTTTCACTTCTCAAATCTTTGACATGACTGTAATTGCTCTTTAAGATGAATAAAGTTTTACgtaatttaaatattcatattgCACTCCACAAACCATGATACTGATTTTTGTGCTGTATACTGGACATTGTACACTGAAGTGATAGTTgaagtaagtttttaaaaaatatatgaccAGCATACTGGTATCTACAGCTTATGCCAACATTAGCATACCTGTTTGCAACACCTGTTTAGCACTTTTGACACATTCCCATGGTGATGGAAGATCTAAGAACACAGCATCTGCTGCACAATCCAAAGGAAAGCCCTTGTCACACACATCATGATGTTTCACTGTTACAAAGTTGCTCAAGCCATGATGTTCAAATTCTTTCTGAACTGCTGAACACCTTTCTGCATGAAACTCATATGTGTAAAGATGGCCAGTGGGCATCACACTTCTTATTAACGCATGAGACAAGGATCCACTGCCAGTCCCTATGAAACGGATACAAAATTTGAAGAAGCATTTTCATAAATCTGTTTGTCAAAGTCCATCGATTTAATAATCTGTGAGCAAAGcaaatttaaatgtaataataaaacagcaGAAGATaccatttatttcttattaatgCAAGCTGCtgataaaaatgaaaggagGTTAAAAGGCATTCCTATGTGTCCTATAACTGTTATCTCTGAATCCTGCGCTTTAATAATTTAAGAATAATTGCGTCGTAGTGACAAACTCACCAGCCTCGACCACTACAGAACCAGGTCTCAAATGAAGCTGTAGAATAATGAGGCTGATATCAGTGGAATAGAGAATTTGAGTCCTGTGAGGAAGAGCTAGAGTCCACAATTCCGCTGTAGGTTGAAGAGGATGTAACCATCCTTTCGGGCACTGTATTTTCCGACCGTAAGGTGTGTTCATTAAATTGTCGTGCCTGATGGCGCCGTATTTAGTTTGATCTACCCGGCCACGAGTTAATCGTATGGGCAAGATATTATCGTATCCCAGATGGAGGAGCACCGTATCCCCttcttccatatttttcttactctttGTGAAACTCATGATGCCAAAATTACAAACAACCGACTATCAAAAGATTGTATTTTCACTCCAGCGTGCTTTTCTGTGGCCGGAAGCGAAAGTTGCGAAGGGAGACACCTCTTGTCGGCTTGTGTCGCGTTGTATCCCTTTACCCGCAAATGCGCAAATATCTACAGTCGTCATAATTCCTAACCCCGTTTTCCCCTTGCTACAGAACTGGGTCAGAAATAGgttgaagtttttaaaaaaaatttatttacagcatttttttaatccgagcgaatgaaaaaaaaaaaaaaaaaagagtaaatgtCTACGGAAAGTTATCGGATGACAagatcagtatatatatatatacgcgtATTAAATTAAGTATAACTTTTCTTTGTACGTGTTGTAAAGCCAATTAAACGATGTGTAGTAACGGATCGAAagtaacattttcataaacaacaaacaattagagcaaacaaaagcacaaaaacgTTATTGCATTATCGGTATATTGACCATTGCACAAAATCTGGATTTCGCAACAATTATCCCTTAATATAGTCAAATTTCATGTTGCAATCCTTATAGAAGCTTAATTATCTGTTGATGTGAGCTATTGCACAGAACTGATATTTTAGTGATGCTTTGTTTGGACTTTCTTTTATATCATGAGGTAAAAGTCGTcccttaaactttttttttttttttgaggtgggggggggggtgaaattaattagagatctcacttttctcggcGCCAACTTGCATGCGAAGGCGATGCCATAGATATATGCTCTTCCTCGATCGTTGGTTTACCTTCCCCAAACCGCTTTTTCATAACGAGTGAGCCGGTGCGCGCCTTTGCCGTTCCAGTACAAATTTTCTCTATACGCGTCGCGAATCTTAAACTATTAATTACTATCTATACACTGAACGGCAAGCAAAATTTtcaccaacagcaacaattaACAAGTATCTAGTGTAATACTGTAGTAACCATGCATATGTGGTTACAACATGAACAGCGACAGAAATAATGATTATAACAACGACGACAAAGAAGAATTAACTTTCAATGGCACCTGCATGATCGCCTTTGCACGGTGTCCATGCTATTTTGTACATGCACGGGCCACTGTCATGTAAATGACGAATGACAAGTATTGCCTCTTTTAAAAGCCAGTGAAGCTGGGTATTGAAACCATGCAGGTTGCGTGGCTCAGTTGTCTGGCATTCTATGTGTGTCACTTTGTTTTCGTTCATGATGTCTTTGATTGATGGTCAAGAGCCCATATTTGGCCTTGGAAACCTTATATAGGACAAGGCACCCGAAACTAAACTTTGTAGCTCTTTCCTGGTAGCTCCGCCCCATGACGTCACAGCAATATGTACACGCTTTGTGTATTTGtggataaaatataaataaattcatcattttagaagaaaaaatttaaacagcCTCTTAATTCTTGTCACACAGTACAGGTGGGATTATGAACAACAAgagaatttaataataaaacctCATACTCAGGGAAGATCGATAGCTATATGTGCCTACAGAAGTATAGTATATATCGGTTTGAAcaatattacaaacaaaaatagtaagtAGAGAGTACAGTATAATGAACCTATGATACAAATGCGACGTGTGgtcattattattctttcaatcaaatcacgaactaatatccatTAAAGCGACTACTGGGAGAGTGCGcgtgtgtttaattttttggGGTTGGGGAGGTAATTAAGTTGGCGATGCGTGTTTTTTAACGAGGAAATGTTTCGTTCTGCGGTTGATTCTgttacatgtttcttttttcttaccCAACAGCCTTTTGTAGAGTGTTGTTACTCCAAAGTTTTGACagagtatgtgtttgtgttgcatTGTTTGGTTGCGTCTGACATTTTCCCACGAAGGTCAAAAACTGTCAATCAATGTAAATAAGGGTCACGCACAACCTCATTCGGAACGCCATTTCTCCAAACATGGCTCGCACCATGGAAGGAAATATCACGGTATTCCTGCGCCTGCATTTTGAAACTGGCGATGTTTGTACTGTAAAGTTCAGTTTGGTGGAAAATAActcatttatttctaaaattccATAACGACTCAATACCATTATGAAATATCATGAAACGAGCATCTCTGTTGTAGATCTATGTTTCATGCGGCCGAATATATCTAATCGTAGCACACGGTTCCCGTGTAAGGCAGAAGTCACGTAAAATAAGGTAGTAACTCTTGGATATTTTCCTTTGGCGATAAGAATGCAGACAAGTAACCATTCCGGTGCAG from Pomacea canaliculata isolate SZHN2017 linkage group LG8, ASM307304v1, whole genome shotgun sequence encodes the following:
- the LOC112570972 gene encoding tRNA (adenine(58)-N(1))-methyltransferase catalytic subunit TRMT61A-like, whose translation is MSFTKSKKNMEEGDTVLLHLGYDNILPIRLTRGRVDQTKYGAIRHDNLMNTPYGRKIQCPKGWLHPLQPTAELWTLALPHRTQILYSTDISLIILQLHLRPGSVVVEAGTGSGSLSHALIRSVMPTGHLYTYEFHAERCSAVQKEFEHHGLSNFVTVKHHDVCDKGFPLDCAADAVFLDLPSPWECVKSAKQVLQTGGRICTFSPCIEQVQRTCDTLREHGFEDLITVECLAQPYSVQTIHLQEVDFGNAKVTGNGSETRPHKMAKLESAEFKEELKTDHGEHDEIKGNTTGNLNAGVDAPPKEHSKNSDPQSDAGSRSVKRQEGRSDLKRHEFRVSAPSLVRQGHTGFLTFASLYLV